A stretch of Corynebacterium timonense DNA encodes these proteins:
- a CDS encoding transporter substrate-binding domain-containing protein, translating to MDQSQYLLSYRDTAVGDLRGFEIDLAHEIARDIFGDPDRVDFRFVESGRRVAALEEGDVDIIVRTMSITPERAKNSDFSVPYLASAVRLLTPSTARSPPSPTPPRTPSASSTARTSSSSPAQSPPNLGSCAHAPGRTASWPPSSTRLTPCCRTTPSSPA from the coding sequence GTGGACCAGTCCCAGTACCTGCTGTCCTACCGCGACACAGCCGTCGGCGACCTGCGTGGCTTCGAAATCGACCTGGCGCACGAAATCGCCCGCGACATCTTCGGCGACCCCGACCGGGTGGACTTCCGCTTCGTGGAATCGGGCCGGCGCGTCGCCGCCCTCGAAGAGGGCGACGTGGACATCATCGTGCGCACCATGTCGATCACCCCGGAGCGCGCGAAAAACTCCGACTTTTCCGTGCCCTACCTCGCCAGCGCCGTGCGCCTGCTCACCCCCTCAACAGCGAGATCACCACCATCGCCGACGCCGCCGAGAACACCATCTGCGTCGTCGACGGCTCGAACCTCCTCGAGCTCGCCCGCACAGTCGCCCCCGAATCTGGGATCCTGCGCACACGCTCCTGGGCGGACTGCCTCATGGCCACCCAGCAGTACCAGGCTGACGCCGTGCTGTCGGACGACGCCATCCTCGCCGGCATGA